The following proteins come from a genomic window of Haliaeetus albicilla chromosome 23, bHalAlb1.1, whole genome shotgun sequence:
- the LAMP2 gene encoding lysosome-associated membrane glycoprotein 2 isoform X1, translated as MARFLSGPLASAARHSLLPGAPAPAAGGMEPRASCLLFLLLLGTSGFFQSYAVEVDVKDASNATCLYAKWMMRFLIKYETNSSDYKNTTLHLSSSVTHNGSVCGNDTQAALLAVQFGEGHSWSINFTKTNETYQGDFITFTYNTNDTAVFPDAKRKGPVTIVVKDIMHPVQLNNVFVCHNTDFVEAENVTQIFWNVTVQAFVQNGTISKKESRCRADTPTSAPTVPPTIANVTTASTTTLSPAPTTAPKPVENPDTGNYSLKSGNKTCLLATVGLQLNVSRDKPLLININPKTTSADGTCGNTTATLKLNDGNSTLISFTFVVKNASASVQKFYLKEVNVTLLNRLNGSVISNADNNNFSKWDAYLGSSYMCRKEQTLEINEDFQVHTFNLWIQPFLVKANKFSTAEECFADSDLNFLIPIAVGMVLGFLIILVFISYIIGRRKSRTGYQSV; from the exons GCTTTTTCCAGTCCTATGCAGTGGAAGTAGACGTAAAGGATGCCTCTAATGCTACGTGCCTGTATGCGAAATGGATGATGAGATTCTTgataaaatatgaaacaaacaGTAGCGATTAC AAAAACACAACGTTGCATTTGTCATCCAGTGTGACACACAATGGAAGCGTCTGTGGCAATGACACACAAGCTGCGCTTCTGGCAGTACAGTTTGGAGAAGGTCACTCTTGGAGCATTAACTTTACAAAAACTAATGAAACTTACCAGGGGGACTTCATCACTTTTACCTACAACACCAATGATACTGCTGTATTTCCTGATGCTAAAAGAAAAG GACCAGTTACTATTGTTGTAAAGGATATTATGCATCCAGTTCAACTGAATAACGTCTTCGTCTGTCATAATACTGACTTTGTTGAAGCAGAGAACGTAACGCAGATTTTCTGGAATGTTACTGTGCAGGCTTTTGTTCAGAATGGCACAATCAGTAAAAAAG agtCTAGATGTCGTGCTGACACACCTACTTCTGCACCTACTGTTCCGCCTACTATTGCCAATGTAACTACTGCATCTACCACCACTTTATCACCTGCTCCAACCACTGCTCCCAAACCTGTGGAGAATCCAGACACAGGAAACTATTCTCTCAAAAGTGGAAACAAAACTTGTCTTCTGGCTACTGTGGGGCTGCAGCTGAATGTTTCCCGCGACAAG CCTCTTCTGATCAACATCAATCCAAAGACAACTAGCGCAGATGGTACATGTGGTAACACAACAGCTACTCTGAAACTGAATGATGGAAATAGCACACTGATCAGTTTCACATTTGTTGTT aaaaatgcaagtgCAAGTGTACAAAAATTTTATCTGAAAGAGGTGAATGTTACACTGCTCAACCGTCTGAATGGTTCTG TCATTTCAAATGCAGATAACAACAATTTCAGCAAGTGGGATGCTTACCTTGGTAGTTCTTACATGTGCCGAAAAGAGCAAACTCTTGAGATTAATGAAGATTTTCAAGTACATACTTTTAATCTATGGATTCAGCCATTCCTTGTGAAGGCAAATAAATTCTCTACAG cCGAAGAATGCTTTGCTGATTCTGACCTGAACTTTCTTATTCCCATCGCAGTGGGCATGGTGCTTGGCTTCCTTATCATTCTTGTCTTTATATCTTACATcattggaagaagaaaaagtcgTACTGGCTATCAGTCTGTATAA
- the LAMP2 gene encoding lysosome-associated membrane glycoprotein 2 isoform X2 produces MARFLSGPLASAARHSLLPGAPAPAAGGMEPRASCLLFLLLLGTSGFFQSYAVEVDVKDASNATCLYAKWMMRFLIKYETNSSDYKNTTLHLSSSVTHNGSVCGNDTQAALLAVQFGEGHSWSINFTKTNETYQGDFITFTYNTNDTAVFPDAKRKGPVTIVVKDIMHPVQLNNVFVCHNTDFVEAENVTQIFWNVTVQAFVQNGTISKKESRCRADTPTSAPTVPPTIANVTTASTTTLSPAPTTAPKPVENPDTGNYSLKSGNKTCLLATVGLQLNVSRDKPLLININPKTTSADGTCGNTTATLKLNDGNSTLISFTFVVKNASASVQKFYLKEVNVTLLNRLNGSVISNADNNNFSKWDAYLGSSYMCRKEQTLEINEDFQVHTFNLWIQPFLVKANKFSTAQECSLDDDSILIPIVVGAALAGLIAIIVVAYIIGRRKSYAGYQTL; encoded by the exons GCTTTTTCCAGTCCTATGCAGTGGAAGTAGACGTAAAGGATGCCTCTAATGCTACGTGCCTGTATGCGAAATGGATGATGAGATTCTTgataaaatatgaaacaaacaGTAGCGATTAC AAAAACACAACGTTGCATTTGTCATCCAGTGTGACACACAATGGAAGCGTCTGTGGCAATGACACACAAGCTGCGCTTCTGGCAGTACAGTTTGGAGAAGGTCACTCTTGGAGCATTAACTTTACAAAAACTAATGAAACTTACCAGGGGGACTTCATCACTTTTACCTACAACACCAATGATACTGCTGTATTTCCTGATGCTAAAAGAAAAG GACCAGTTACTATTGTTGTAAAGGATATTATGCATCCAGTTCAACTGAATAACGTCTTCGTCTGTCATAATACTGACTTTGTTGAAGCAGAGAACGTAACGCAGATTTTCTGGAATGTTACTGTGCAGGCTTTTGTTCAGAATGGCACAATCAGTAAAAAAG agtCTAGATGTCGTGCTGACACACCTACTTCTGCACCTACTGTTCCGCCTACTATTGCCAATGTAACTACTGCATCTACCACCACTTTATCACCTGCTCCAACCACTGCTCCCAAACCTGTGGAGAATCCAGACACAGGAAACTATTCTCTCAAAAGTGGAAACAAAACTTGTCTTCTGGCTACTGTGGGGCTGCAGCTGAATGTTTCCCGCGACAAG CCTCTTCTGATCAACATCAATCCAAAGACAACTAGCGCAGATGGTACATGTGGTAACACAACAGCTACTCTGAAACTGAATGATGGAAATAGCACACTGATCAGTTTCACATTTGTTGTT aaaaatgcaagtgCAAGTGTACAAAAATTTTATCTGAAAGAGGTGAATGTTACACTGCTCAACCGTCTGAATGGTTCTG TCATTTCAAATGCAGATAACAACAATTTCAGCAAGTGGGATGCTTACCTTGGTAGTTCTTACATGTGCCGAAAAGAGCAAACTCTTGAGATTAATGAAGATTTTCAAGTACATACTTTTAATCTATGGATTCAGCCATTCCTTGTGAAGGCAAATAAATTCTCTACAG CCCAGGAGTGTTCGCTGGATGATGACAGCATTCTAATCCCAATTGTAGTTGGTGCTGCACTTGCTGGCTTGATTGCCATTATAGTGGTTGCTTACATAattggcagaagaaaaagctatgCTGGATATCAAACTTTGTGA